The genomic stretch TTACAAGAGTCATCATCACATAAAATAGAAGTTAACTTGTAGTGAAGGGATGACATATAAACTATAAGGTTATTTGACATCTCCAGACATGTGTGTATTAGTTGAAGTTGATATTTGGCATGCAACATTCAAGTAGCAAAAGAAATTCCTATATCCAATTACACTAAAAATGGTTTTTCTACAAAAATGATTATACAACAATTCAGCCTCTCAGGTGATTCTCATCAGGCTTGGTTTTTCATTTGTACCAACCAGCAAGGAAATACCTCAGCAGGAAACAGAAACCGCATGCAATACCCTGATCAAAACATGTAATAAAGAATCCGAGTTCAGCTAAGAAATTAGTCATATTGATAAACCAAAATGGTAAACAATAAATAAACAAGAGAGATGAGAATCATCACCTGGAAAATAAGAAGATATACACAAAGTGCTTTCTCGGATTTCGGCCCTAAGCTTCTTAAAAAGAAGTTAACAAGTGTTCCGTCATTTGTTCCAGTCAGTAGTCCAGTGTGAGGGTCAAACCTGAATGATTTGGTGGATCACACATGAGGTTTCAACTAAACAACAAGTACATGCAAGATGCATGAAATAAACACCTACCTCGGAAGACGATGACGTGGACATGGAATGTAGCCAGAAAGCTGGAGGGAAGTGCATTCTTTGTCAGACAATATATTCAAAAGAATTTTAACTTACAAAAAAAGAGATTCAGTTAGACTCAAACCTGTGGTAGTGACAAGAGAAAGTTCAAAACTTGAGGCAGGAAGAAAATCAAGAGAGTTTCGCtgaaacaaaaaaatcaaatgaGCTATTATTACTAGGCAACCAATAATCATAGTAATACAGGCTCATAAATCCCAATGGAACAGTGTACCAATTTATGCAAGTGTTTCTCTCTTGTTCTTCAGCTTAAGGCTTACAGTATAATGTTTAAAACAAAGCTCAGAAAATTACATCACTTCAAGGAACCATTCTGTTTTTTAAAGCaaaatttatgaatattttatggAAGAAGGAAAAGATTGAAAAAATATGAGGGGGTAACAAGAGTTTTCAGGGAAATACAAAATGGTTAACAAGATTATTTAGAGTTCAACATTCTTTTGTTCATGGTTGAGATAAAAAATCCAACAGTCCATTTTTTAAGCAATGAGGTAGAATCTTATCTATCATACAGAGAAAGAAGTGGTAGGTTTTCGCATAAAATGCTGCAAAAGTACTTACTCTAAGTGAAATTAGGAAATTGGTTCACAAGTTTTAACTCGATAATACTGAAAACACCCATAAAAGTGAAAAGCCAAATTAATACTTTTGTCAGATAAAGCAAGGAAATACCTAAAATGGCCTAAAATACCAACCACAGCCATAGTCATCCCAGCAAAGTATGTATACGTATCACCAACAAAAACTGAAGAAGGATACCTAGATAGAGAACAATAGCTGTTAGCGAACTATTCCGGTCATGTGAAAATAAGTTTTTAAACAAAATGATACAAACTATTCAATACCAATTGTAAGAAAGTAAAGCCAAAGAGGTAGCTAGCAATGGCTGCACTAAGTAAATGGAGAATGCATGTGCTAGTTTATATTCAGGATCTTTTGACGCTCCAATTTGCATAATATTGTGTATCAGAATCTGCAAATCCACAGTATGAATCATTTGTATGACTAAAGTATATCGTATTTACTTTTACAAGCTTTTCGACTTACAGCATATGTGATAACCACCGTCTGTCCAACTTCAAGGCCGTTTAATCCAGCATGTATATTGATCGAATTTGTGCAGAAAACGGCCAATAGCCCCATGTATAGTTTATATATCCATCCTGTGTCATTAGAAAAAGTCGAGATAGTGAGATTTTACGGTAATTAGTATTTTTTACTGTGTCATTTGTGTAAAGGTGTTGAAAGCTTACCAAGATCCAAAATCTCTATGCCAATGTGTGGTACAAGTGGTTTTGGTATAATTATAGTTGTGTGTCCAGCATATGCCATTAACAAAGGAAGTGCAGCAATTGATGGTAGTAGTAATTTTCTGTTCTTTTACATTgacattaaatcaaaaaagaaactaTTCTAACATTAGTTGACATAAACAAATCGCGGAGGAAAATAATGAAAACTTTGTATACTCACACTCTCCAAGGGACATCAAGGACATCATCGACAAATCCAAGCAATGTCATGAAACAGATGCATGCTAAAGCAGCATTGTACTCAACAAGCCACTGCAAAATCATAGTTGGTGATATATTTAAATGCTCAATTATTTGATTGAtattgttaagaagtgtggtttggcctaactcaaccctacaaaaccggcttgtagggtgaggattgcccccacttataaggacatgtttaggccatatattgtccgatgtgggactcttaacacaccccctcacgcccaggactagacaactggagcgtggaaataaacggtgggtggcccgatagcggaaaccatagaaggtggcccaccggatcttaaacgaggctcatgataccatgttaagaagtgtggtttggcctaactcaaccctacaaaaccggcttgtagggtgaggattgcccccacttataaggacatgtttaggccatatattgtccgatgtgggactcttaacagatATCATTCCCAAGACGTTAGTACGCTATTGAGCATTGCTTTAAATTGTGGTATTTAACTGCAATTGCAAGcggaatacaaataaataattttgaggCCTCTGTAAAGGCATCACAACCTCAACTTTGACCGTATCGGCCGCATTTTGCGGCAATATAAAAGTTTGCAGCATAACCACAACCACAATTTAAAACTATGATACTTTGTAGTCAGATCAACATGCTCGTAAGTTACAATTATATACTTACATTTGAATCTGCTGTGAAGTTGAAATACTGAAATAAGATTGTCACCACCAAGAAGACAATACCAACAACTATACCCAATGATTCAGGTCTGCAGAGGAAAATGTACCGTAGTCAAAACATAGTACCAAAAATTTATTTAGCTGAATAGAATTCTATTTCTCCCTATGCATGCATGACATGCataaaccaaataaataaaatcaagctaGAGTTTTGTTTTCTAATTTAACATTTTAGCAGCAATTTCATAACCTTCACTAATGAAGATTAATAATAATTCGCTTACCCTCTtcaattaaaactttttttaatcaAAGAGGGGAAGAGATTATAGAAATTACAGAAACTAATCGGGGGAAAGAGATACCACTATAATCATCATCTAAAACCCATAATCATGTAAAACCCGCATAATCTCTTGCAGAGGATGAGCATACTCTAGATTCGCACTATTAGTACTATAACCTAAATTGACAAGAGTATCCAAATATCTATTGGCTTCAAGATAAATACCAGCTTGAGGGAAATTATGATTCTTAGAAGACTTGATCATCCAAAGATCATTAAACTGGAGGGTTTAATTACTTCTAGATTGTCTTGTATTATCTACTTTCTATTTGAGTACATGGGGCATGATGTCGCAGACAGGGCTATTGTCTAAACCAGAAATCAACTTTACTGAATCACAAGTAAATCCAACCAAAATGCAGAATTCTCAATACATTGATAGCAAAAACAAAACACAGCAAACGCATgaatatgaaaagaaaagaaaaacccaGATTTTAAAATCAAcatcaaaaaatgaaaaattgtagAAAGACTCACACTTTAATATTTCCCTGAGGAGTACCCTTCTTGTTAATATCAAATCCAAAGAGATTCCGTTTGAGAACATATCTAGAGGCAACAGGGATCATTCTAACTGTAGCAAAGAAAGCTGCGAGACTGAGTCCAGCATTGATGATGATGGATCTTCGAAGGTGGGAATCGATGGTGAAATGGAAGAAAATGAGGTAGAAGTAAGGGATGgaaaagagagagagtttgaggaGGAAACCCCATTTGGGAGGTGCAATTGGAGGGTCGATTTGTTGTTGTGGAGGTTTGGGGAGTGTGGTTTGTTGGGGATCGGAAGAGGGTTCAGGGGTAGTGATGAGTCTCTTTCGTGCTCCCATGGTTGTGTTTGTTTTTGTTCTTCGGAGGTTAGTTGGTTTCTTTCTGGGTGTGTAACCTTAAACTGTGTTTTTGTTGGGAATTCGTCACACAACTAATGGGATGTTGCCAATTCATCAAAAGAAGCCACCATGGCATTTTTTacttttccttttttaaaaacttatttcaaccgtttttttttttataaattttttaaccaAATTTAAGGCAAGTTTGTTTTAGCTTtagaaaaaatgaattttttctttctatttataaaaataaatttttgaaaagcgttttttaaaatattacaagttttttatatttgttttttttttaaaataaaacactaatttaacataaatatatattattgaagaccaaaacttagtcaaaattgaaatttttttaaaaaattatatttcaaaaataatttttatgaaaatctatttgaaatagtttcaaaattgagtgatttttttaaaattttgatatctaattttttttctataaattgatgaaatacttaaaatcagtttttaagaataactatttaaataaaaaatttatttgaagtttttataaaaactttctttgtaaatttttttttttacaaaattacgtAACACtgtaaaaatcatttaaaaaaaatcaaaacaaacggaACATTGCATTGAAAAAGTTGGTACAAATGATTTAATGTTGCATGAGAAAGTAAAAAGACacttatttaaaacaaattttttagattaaaaaacatttattttgaaacaaacagaatattgattaaaattttgtaattgatttttttaatcatttgaaCACGTAGAAAGTTTTGGTTTTATTGAAtactctattgtttatttattaataGCTTGGTTTTATTGAATATTCTATTGTTGGCTATATCTCTTATGGTGTGAGATATGTTGCCTCGAGTGATTTTGCAATCCATCTGATCTTTTTACCTTCCTAAACCATTGAATACAAAAACTTTCCTTAGACGTTTAAATTCTTCTGCATGATCTCTTTAGGAAAATGATCATAGTATGTTTTACAACAATAGCAGAAATTTCCAAGATGAAGCAAACTAgacaaaaaaagcaaaaaaatccCTTCTTGAGGTAAATAGGCTTCCTCATAAATCTGCATTCTCCGTTACAGGCTCAGAGTGATCAGTGCTTCAATTGCAGATTCAAAGCTTCATAACGAGGCCGATTGGACAATGATCGCTGCCAATGACATCAGGGAGAATATAGGAATCATGAACTTTGTCTGCTATGGATTCTGAGACAAGGAAATAATCAAGTCGCCATCCTGtttaaaattttgaaacaaaTCATTGAGAGAACAAAGAAGAGAGTTTATTTGAAAGGAATTCAAAGTCCACTCAGATGAttgataataattaaatttaagaTGGTATTAGTTAACCCACTACTGATTGAATGAGATAATAATCACAATCACATGTCATGTGTGTGCTTCCTCAAAATTAATTATCTAACACATTGCAAACATATTGCAAATTACGATTAGACGTAATTTTTTAATGAATAGAATCTACAATGAAATGAAACAGTATGCTATAAATACCTCTGTTAAACTTGCGGGCACCATGCCGGTAACCCCAATAAGTATATCCAACAACACCAGGATGTTGCCTTCTGAAGGTATCTACAAATCCCTTTGACAACAAGTTTGTTTCAAATGATTTCCTCTCTTCATCCGTGAACCCAGCACTCCTTTTGTTACCCTGTGGATACACGCAACTATCAGAATAACTTATACTAACTTTTGATTATTCATGatgttataaatttaaatttcatcTTGTCTTTGAATTTGCCAAAAGATGTTATGATCATGTGACTTAGCAGGTTGCTAGCCTACTTCCGAGTTGTAATTCTCATAACACTAGCAGGAATTCAGCTATTACATACTCCCCTAACAAGCTAGTTGTCCTCGTTAAGCATCTGGTATCCCCAAGATACTGCGAGGTAAAGTGGTTTTTTAGGAACCCGTGTTACGAGTGAGAGATACCCAATGGAGCTATTACTATAAACACCAGTTCAAGAATTTATCAAAAGTGGCATACAGTTGTGCTTTTACGCAGATttgtaattataataatattaaccgGAGTGCTAATTTGCAATCACTTACAGCAGGATTGTATATGTCTATCTCTTCATGAGCACAATTCAGATCACCTGTCAAAACAACAGGTTTTGACTTTTCCAGCTCCTGTGCCCACCAGAAAATGAATCATGAATCTAATAGAAAATCATTTATCCAAAACgaatataataaaatcatatgGAAAAAAGGATGTAAAACATAAGGAATCAATCTGGCACAATAACGTGGCAATAAGTTTAATTGGAACGAGAAGTAATCATGTTTCAGATCCCCAACATCATTAACAATTTCACAATGAGTTTAACAATCAatataaaaagatttaaaaaatgatttaagtATGTTTATAGTCTTTATAAAATACTCTCTTATTAAGTTCCTACAAAAAATTGAGTCATCCGTTAGGTGAATTTAGAGACTAAATATAGATGCGATTTTTCACGAGTAAACTGTCAAACTAGCCCCTGACTATGTTAGAGCACTCTCAAATTTTCCCCTGAAGGTATAAACACTTCTAAAAAGGTCCCTGACTCTATTAAAGTGTGAAGTTGGTCCCTGTATTTAGCCACTTACTATCAATTAAGTTATTATGTTATAACCACTTACTATCAATATGGTCCTTGTATTTAGTCAGTTACTACCAAATTAGTCCCTAACTTTGATATCGAAggattaataaaaataacatttgaCAGGGTCAGGGACCATTTTGAAATGTGTACATACTCGGACCAATTTGAGAGCATCAGACTAGTTTGACAGTTTACTCAATTTTTCACCAAAATAACCAAATGGAGAACTAAAAACGGAGAACCAAAATAGCCAAACGGATAACTAAACTTCATAGGAGGATACTCTAGATGAgcttttaaatatttaactacccGTAATTTTTTTTAACTCTAGGGTTTTTCATTAGCACATGCAAACATGACTAAAATAAATTTTCTCTATCTTGGCTGTTGTTATGAGTTTGGATCTCACTCTCAGAAGCTATCACATAAGATCAGGGTGTCcaatacatatatacatacaaCCCGAGAACTTGACAGTGTGAAACTCCAATACAACTACAATAGCTATATCATAAACCACATTTCTTATAATTGGCAAAGCAAAAAGGTTAACAAAAGATGGATGTTGTATTCTGACAAGACAAGGAAATGTAATAGTATTAAAAGAGTGATTTATAAATATAACAAAATCAGTTAAGCTGTAGTGCATTCGATGAGGGAAAGAAGTAATTCATACTTTCAAATAATTGCTGAGAGCTGGATCCCATTCGGTCACTCTGTAAGACTAGATTCAAAAACGGAAAGATGAGTTGGGTGAGGATACATTTGCTAGATTAAAATATAGGAGGAACAAAAAGAGTTAGAAATATAAGAGTAAAGTAATTGAATAAGTACCAGTCTTTTCAAGCCATCTCCAGAATTAGGCACATATCCAGTTATCAGATAAAATGTATCAAACTCTACGGTCACAAGTCTACCCTCACTATCATGATCAGATATACCTAGGCCATATCTAACTGAAAGAGGCTTTATCTGCCAGAATTTCAATTAAAAGATAATAatattagaaaaataattataaactGAACACATTCTTGCATTTTataaatgaagatgcaaatggtTGGACTGTCCTGATAGAATGGAAATTGTGACCTTCAGGCATCAAACTTATTTCTTGAAGTTAAATGATTAAGCAGCAGAGCAGAGTATCAAACAAACATGATATAAGAACGGATGTAAAGGGTTAAGTTTTGTTGAAAAAAGAAAACGACTAAAGTAGGCGGTGACAAAAGCTTTCAAACCAACTAGTTACAAAATGATTTTATATTATCATAAATCTCATTGACAAAATCTTCacttagaaaaaaaaaagtgtacaACAAATGACACTATAATAATCATGCACCAATAGATCTTCAAGATCATGAGTAAAATTCGTCGCGAGTGACTACTACAAATAGCCTTTCTTTGAAatgtagaaaaaaaatatttaacactATGTAGCAAACGTTTAACTAAGTATAAAGAAGGAGTATGAACATAGTGAACACACCCTTGAGATTATTGCTGTTCCAGAATAACCAAGCTTAGAAACACTACATGTCCAAAAGCTGTTCTCATAGCCATCTAGCAGTCGCTGTTTTATTTCCTCGATATCCTTCTCCTGTTAGCATGAAGGACACTTTTagatgtttttaaaaataaatcaagtGTGATTGAAGTATCATATGATCATTTATCATGTActttcaaaacatcaaaatatagACATAGCCCTCCCCTCCAAAACCCAACTCGCAAACAAACCCTTAAGATTCTGCTGTAGCATACAACTATTAGAGAATTTCCATGACCAAGAACCATCTCAAAACATAAGTCGTTATGCAAGTGATTTGTATTCCAGATCCAATGATTCGTTCTTACAATCACTTCAAACTTAGAGGTCCTTCAGTAAGTCTGCAATTTGCAAGTTATCTCTACAAGAAACATTCACCAAATTTCCAGAGACCAAACTAGTTGAAGGTGCAGAAGCCATTGGCAGAAAAGATTGAGTGAAAAAAACATGTACCATGTACCACAACCACAAAATATGTTGAATGCCTATATGTTGTCGAATGCCAGTCTCTTACATAATAGCATAAAGTTCTACCTTCGTTGTAATAAAAAAACTTCAAAACTAATAACTTTACATTAACTTcttgaaaaacaaaaataactagAATACTAAGATATTCAGCAACCAAAGTGAAATAGTTTCATgttttgataaataaaataactaaattCAGCTTTTTCACCGCCCTTCGTTCTTTTTACCGATGATATCTCTTATTGTTATTCACTTGGGGAAATTATCTTTCCAAACCCCAAAAGTAAAATTAACTTGATTAATAAGAGAAAGTTCGTAAAATCAATTagttttttgtttagtttttcaGCAGCCATCAGAATGTACATAATTCAACTACAGCATAACACAAGATGTATTATGAAATAGGCGTTAGCACCAATATCCTTTCTACCTGCAGTTTAGTCTCTTGCAAGCACAATACATCGAAGTCTTCCCTTTGAGCAAGTTGAAGTGCTGAGAATCCCTCTAATTTTAGCAATGCTCTCAATCCATTGACATTCCAAGACAAAAGCTTGACAAATTCTGTATCCCGAGAAAGAGGCGGGGGTCTCATAGTTCTAGGATTATATGCAATCCAATCCTTTTGAGGTTTCTTGTGAGCAAGAACAGTCCATGTTTCAGTTTGAATAGTGGTTGTTGTACTGATTTCATCCGATTGTGCTACAACACTAACAACACCTGAAGATACTTTTCTCTTCCCCCTGGAAGGCTTAACATCTGACAAAAACACCCATAGATGATTAATTTAATCACTGCATGAATTACACTCGAACAAAAATTGACAAGCGATGAGACAAATAGAGGAACATAGAGAGACAAAGAATTATGATAAATATTTCAGAATCAAAAGTTTATAATTCTACATAATCTAGAGTTTAGAACACAACCTGAAACCTCGTCTGAATTAACCAACAGCTTCTTTTTGGTTGTCACCTTGACAATTTTGCTTTCGGGTTCTGATTGTTTTAACCTTTTCTTACCCTGGTTAAGTCCAACTGTCTCTAGAGTATCATTAACATCATCCACAGGCTCTTCATCCGATACCTCTTTAGCTTTCACTTCTAAAGATGTATTTTCAGAAGAAATAAACAGCCCTTGTTTGTCTCTAGTTGGAGAATCTTGTTCTGCAGAAACACAAAGACAGCTTGAACTAGTCTTTTAAACATCAACAAGGAGTTTAAGGACTTTGCAGACAATAActaaaatttaacaaaataaaaacaaaacgaaAATCCATTTCTTCCCCTCCTCAAGAAACAGTAAACTCGGTGAATGCGGACAGAATTGTATACCACACATATTATTGTCCATGAAAGTCTTCAAGGCAGACAAAAGATCCTCTTTACGACCTTTAGCCGGAACCCCTATACTCCTGAGAATTGAAAACCATTTCCAATacataaataatttcaaaatgttGCTTAAAAGGTGATGAACTAAAACAGTAGCTACATATTAAGGGCAAAGCATATCTACTTACCTCAATGTCTTGCGGAGTTCGGGAACAGTCATGGTGTGTACTATAGCCGGGTCATTTCTTAATCTTTCAATCTCAATGGAATAGCTACCAACATCATTTTCCTACATTATCAACTTATAGTGAATAATCAAAAAGAAATAGAGACAAAAATGAGGATTACAATATTGCTGAAAGTGGCACAAAAATGAATCAAACCTTAAGAACATGATGGTTATAAATGGGTTGTGATGAACTTGAAAAGGGTGTTTTAGAGGCCATTGGTTTGAGAGTTGGATGAGAAAGCAAGGTCTTGGAAGTGAAATGCTTCGGAATACTGAAAAACTACAACATTATTACTCAGTTATAGCTTTGACACAAcatgttgaatttattttaaaatgagttgaaaataaaaatcaaacgtTTATTCTGGAGAAAGAAAAATGTATTTGGGAAATATAGAAGAAGGTGAAAAGAGAAGAAACCTGGAGAGATTGATAGAGGTTGAAGATACGGAGTTGTTTCATGTCATGTAAGGTAAACACCCAACAGGGAAAGAAGCAAAAAGCAACACACGCTCGGAGTTTATGAGAATGGGtactaaacaaattaattttcctatcaattttttttttgctaaGGGCCTTTTGTCTTTTGTCTTTGTTCGATGGATTCCTAATTTATTCTTAGAttaatttttgagaatttttttattgACCCCCTGTGGGGTGACTCTTGACGAAATTCTCAAGTTTCTCcgaacttcggaaatgcattttcgtaAAAGTCAaatgggaggtgttttcggagatgcacttccgaaa from Vicia villosa cultivar HV-30 ecotype Madison, WI linkage group LG4, Vvil1.0, whole genome shotgun sequence encodes the following:
- the LOC131595613 gene encoding uncharacterized protein LOC131595613; this encodes MGARKRLITTPEPSSDPQQTTLPKPPQQQIDPPIAPPKWGFLLKLSLFSIPYFYLIFFHFTIDSHLRRSIIINAGLSLAAFFATVRMIPVASRYVLKRNLFGFDINKKGTPQGNIKVPESLGIVVGIVFLVVTILFQYFNFTADSNWLVEYNAALACICFMTLLGFVDDVLDVPWRVKLLLPSIAALPLLMAYAGHTTIIIPKPLVPHIGIEILDLGWIYKLYMGLLAVFCTNSINIHAGLNGLEVGQTVVITYAILIHNIMQIGASKDPEYKLAHAFSIYLVQPLLATSLALLSYNWYPSSVFVGDTYTYFAGMTMAVVGILGHFSETLLIFFLPQVLNFLLSLPQLSGYIPCPRHRLPRFDPHTGLLTGTNDGTLVNFFLRSLGPKSEKALCVYLLIFQGIACGFCFLLRYFLAGWYK
- the LOC131600027 gene encoding DNA-(apurinic or apyrimidinic site) endonuclease, chloroplastic-like isoform X2; protein product: MASKTPFSSSSQPIYNHHVLKENDVGSYSIEIERLRNDPAIVHTMTVPELRKTLRSIGVPAKGRKEDLLSALKTFMDNNMCEQDSPTRDKQGLFISSENTSLEVKAKEVSDEEPVDDVNDTLETVGLNQGKKRLKQSEPESKIVKVTTKKKLLVNSDEVSDVKPSRGKRKVSSGVVSVVAQSDEISTTTTIQTETWTVLAHKKPQKDWIAYNPRTMRPPPLSRDTEFVKLLSWNVNGLRALLKLEGFSALQLAQREDFDVLCLQETKLQEKDIEEIKQRLLDGYENSFWTCSVSKLGYSGTAIISRIKPLSVRYGLGISDHDSEGRLVTVEFDTFYLITGYVPNSGDGLKRLSYRVTEWDPALSNYLKELEKSKPVVLTGDLNCAHEEIDIYNPAGNKRSAGFTDEERKSFETNLLSKGFVDTFRRQHPGVVGYTYWGYRHGARKFNRGWRLDYFLVSESIADKVHDSYILPDVIGSDHCPIGLVMKL
- the LOC131600027 gene encoding DNA-(apurinic or apyrimidinic site) endonuclease, chloroplastic-like isoform X1 → MKQLRIFNLYQSLQFFSIPKHFTSKTLLSHPTLKPMASKTPFSSSSQPIYNHHVLKENDVGSYSIEIERLRNDPAIVHTMTVPELRKTLRSIGVPAKGRKEDLLSALKTFMDNNMCEQDSPTRDKQGLFISSENTSLEVKAKEVSDEEPVDDVNDTLETVGLNQGKKRLKQSEPESKIVKVTTKKKLLVNSDEVSDVKPSRGKRKVSSGVVSVVAQSDEISTTTTIQTETWTVLAHKKPQKDWIAYNPRTMRPPPLSRDTEFVKLLSWNVNGLRALLKLEGFSALQLAQREDFDVLCLQETKLQEKDIEEIKQRLLDGYENSFWTCSVSKLGYSGTAIISRIKPLSVRYGLGISDHDSEGRLVTVEFDTFYLITGYVPNSGDGLKRLSYRVTEWDPALSNYLKELEKSKPVVLTGDLNCAHEEIDIYNPAGNKRSAGFTDEERKSFETNLLSKGFVDTFRRQHPGVVGYTYWGYRHGARKFNRGWRLDYFLVSESIADKVHDSYILPDVIGSDHCPIGLVMKL